The sequence TATGCGTTTGCCCCCTTCGTGTTTTTTTTCAGCATTTttctgtgtttttaatttttaaacattttttttttctctctcgtAATTACCTACCAATATGTTTAAATGCGTGCAGTGTCCGTTGGTTTTTGGACGAAAAGACAGTTTGGTTAGACATGAAATAACTCATACCGGTATACGTTTTCCGTGTACCGTATGTACATCGACATTCAACTATAAATCGCATGTCAATAGAcatctgaaaaatattcatggtatgtattagtaatataaaagttttatttctatcttatacaatattaatttatttttcccaaGGTATTGTCAACATTCGAACCCATTTGAGACCGATACCAGCTACACCCATCATCACTCAACCTGATCCAGCTCATCAGGTCCAGATTGCGCCGAAAATATTTGTCCCCGATGTCCCGGCCGGTGGATCAAATGCGATAttcgacgacgacgatataTTGTGTATGGAAGCAATGGACGACTTTGAGGATAACGATATATTGTGTATGAAAGCAATGGACGCATTTGAGGATACaggttagttttatttattttatccgccgtggattatttttttttaaatacgtaacgTTCAATTAGATTTGTAAATCTAAGAtacataatctatatattagtaattataaagaTTAGATATTAATACAACTTAATGTCTACATTaaacagatttttaaaatacatgtcgttagattttatttttcagtcacGGGTTGATTAGAttagtcaatttattattttcattagttattaatattaggtttttttttttatttttaaagattcttACACCGTTGCCGTCAACGGGAAACGTGTTTCGACCGCCAATACCAACTCAGCTGCTAAcgctaaaaaaattagattgaatCTCGTCAAGTCACCCGGGTTTGTTGAGATTTTGTCGTCCGCAAACCGTAAAAT comes from Acyrthosiphon pisum isolate AL4f unplaced genomic scaffold, pea_aphid_22Mar2018_4r6ur Scaffold_4228;HRSCAF=4774, whole genome shotgun sequence and encodes:
- the LOC115035031 gene encoding uncharacterized protein LOC115035031: MFKCVQCPLVFGRKDSLVRHEITHTGIRFPCTVCTSTFNYKSHVNRHLKNIHGIVNIRTHLRPIPATPIITQPDPAHQVQIAPKIFVPDVPAGGSNAIFDDDDILCMEAMDDFEDNDILCMKAMDAFEDTDSYTVAVNGKRVSTANTNSAANAKKIRLNLVKSPGFVEILSSANRKIVWYYAKNITNTMIYSDFLRPLMPELVNLLKTHVKKHAIKFDLKLEATYNRPN